The Kitasatospora herbaricolor genome segment GCCTCTCGACCAGGCGAAGGCACTGGAGCGGCTGGTCGTCGTTCACGGCTCACAACGACAGGTCGCCAAGCGGCTGGGTAAGTCGCACGTCTGGGTGTCCCAGCGTCTCGCCCTCCTCAACCTGACCCCTGAGCTGCAGCAGGCGGTCGAGGAGAAGGCACTCCCCGTCGAGGTGGCCAGGACGGTCGGCCGCCTGCCCCAGGTCGAGCAAGAGCAGGCAGTTGAGCAGGCCCTTGAGCGGAGGACCCAGGCACCGAAGCGCCAGCGCAACAGGAGCCCCGAGCAACCGACCCCTCCGGCCGGGGGTGGAAACGCCGTTTCCACCCCCACTCCGCACGCTGCTCAGGCCGATCTCCCCGAGCAGCGGGAGCAGCCCGCGGCGGAGCCACGCACTGCGCCCGTACAACGAGCCGCGGACCTGTCCCGGCTCAACTGGCAGGAGGCTGAAATCGACGAACTTGCAGACGCGATCTGTGAGGCACTCAGCGTGGAGAAGACCTACAAACTGGCCGACGCCCTGGCTGACCGAGTTCTCGGTATGAGGGCAGGTTCGGACGAAGGCTGAGGCCTGTGGCCACTTCTATGCACAGGGGCTTCGGCCGAGCCCGCGCCTCTCTGCATCGGATTCGGCCGGTGGGTGGAAACGCCGTTTCCACCCACCGGCCGGACGTCGCGAGGTTGGCGAAGGCGCCGTGACGGCGGCTATCTGTGCTCGCTCCCTGCCATGTCTCCCTCGGGACGTTGGCCGCTTCACCTTCCCCATGAGTGACGGGCGATAACGGCTCCGCAACTCCCCCACCAGCCCGTCACTCCTGCTGGGAACCTGTGCTGCGCCACACCAGCCCGCAACAGAGGACTCCGCCCATGAGCAGCCCCGACCCGCAGCATCCAGACGGCCCGGACCGGCTGCCCCCCATGCCCCTCGACCTCACCAAGCCGACCTCCGCGCCCGCCGACGGCGCGGCCGCGAAGGCGGCACCCCCGGGATGGCCGCCGGCGGATCAGCCGGCATTCCCGCGCGTCGGACGAGGGTGCACCTGCGCACCGACGACTCCCCAAGCGGTACAGCCGGCCGGCGCTACGCAGAGCGCGCCGAAGGCGTCGCGCCTCAGCCCCGTCGCAGCGGCGATCCTCGGCGTGGTCGCCACCGTCATCGTCCTTGCGATCAGCGGATCGTTCAGCGACGACAGCGTCACCACCCCGAGCTCCGCGCCCTCGCCCGTCAGGAGCAGCAAGGCACCGGCCCTCGCCGCCACCCCGCCGAAGACCCCTACCCCCAGCACCACCGCCAGCAGCAGCACCATCGACGCGAAGGTCGCCAAGGCCGCCGCCGAAGGCCTCTACGCGTCCAACGTCGGCCGGCAAGCACCCAGCCTCCAGGGCGTCCCACCGGCGGACCTCGCCGACGAGGGTTACAGCATCTGCAAGCTGCTGCGCTCCGGCCAGTCCGTGAAGGATGTCGTCGCCCGGGTACGTCTCGGCTTCGAACCGGCTGAAGCAGGTGCGATGGTCGGCGCCGCCCCGGTGCTGTGCCCCGAGCAGACCGACAAGGTCGCGGCCAGCGTCGTCACGCTCGGCTGACCGCGCCCTCAGGTTCTGTCCGACGGATCATGACGTCGTAGGCTGCAGCGCATGCACAGCACGCTGACTGAGCACGCCCGGTGTCTTTACGGAGATGAGTACCGTCCGACACCGGCGTGCGGTCGAGGGCACGACGAGCACTACTTCATCGAAGAGCTGACCTTCGCCGATGCGGATGCGATTCTCTCGATGCTGCGGGAGCTCTGCCCGAACGTGGTCGACGGCTGGCTGCCTGTGCGGATTCGCAACCTCGCCTATCGGCTTGTGCTTCTGCAGAAGCCGGACCAGCCAGCTCTTCTGCGGGAGGCCGCGCAGAATCTGTGGCTACACGGTCCGGACTGGGACGACATCGCGACGGAACTCACGCGGCAAGCCGAAAAGCTGGAAGCCCGCTGACGGACCGGGCCGTCAGGCCTTGAGCCACAAGCGGATTGAGGCCGGGATCCGTCACGCCGTTTCGCTTGAGCAAACTGCCGAAGGAAGCCATCGAGAAGGTCCCCAGCCTCGGGGCTGAGACGATCGGCCTCGTGGGCGGGTAGCCGTTCAGCTTGGCGATCCGGCAAGGCACGCTCTCTCGAAGCCCAGTTCGCCGAGCGGAGCTTCGCAGCCGGCGGACCGGAGCTTAGTGGGCGCGCGCCGGCTGGCTGTACCACCGGCGGCAACACGCCATCTCTCGGTGGTGTTGCCGCGTGCGGGGGAAGGTGGCTTCGCAGGTAGCGCCGTCGGCCGGCCCGTGCGGCTCGGCCGGACGGGGTATGCCCGTGTCCCGGGGATGGGTGGGTGAGCGATTTCGTGGGCGAGGTCAGTGCCCGGATGTTCGATTCACTGGCGTATGTGGGGTGCCGGGAATGCGGGGTGGCTGGTTCATATCCGCTGGTGGCCGGGGGTGTCGGGGAGGGGGCCGGTTGTGTCGGAGGCCGCTGATACACCAGGTTCCGGGACGGTCCGCGCACGGTGGACCGCCGGTGGGGAGGGGATTTCCATGGCTGGTGTACCCGAGGGCTTTCACCGAGTCCGGTCGCACATCCGGCGCAATCCGCGCCCGAGCCCGAAGAAGACCAGCGGCTGGGTGATCGTCGGCGCGGTGGCGGCCGTCTGGCTGTGGGGGCAGGTCTTCGGCTTCTCCGACGCGAGCACCGCGGCGCCGACGGCGCCGGCCCCCTCGGTGTCGGCCCCCGCCGCAGCACCCGCTGCGCCGTGACGACCAGGCGCCGCAGCCGGTTCCGCAGACCCCGTGGCGCCGTCGAGCACGTCGCCGCCGGCATCGTCGCGCTCGCGGGCGCGGTGCTGGTGCTGCGCATGGTCCTGGCCGTGGGGCGGGTTCTGCTCGGAGGCTGGCCGCTCCTTGTGGTGGCGGCGGGGTGCGCGCTGGCCGTCGCTGTGGTGCTCCGCCTACGCCGGGCTGCGGCGCAGCGCCTGCGCGGCGAGCGGCTGGCGAGGCTTCGGCTGACCCTGGCCGAGGTCGACGCCCTGTCGGACCGGCAGTTCGAGTTCGCGCTGCGCGACCTGCTGATCCGCGACGGCTGGTCGGCCCGCCAGGTCGGCCAGCAGGGCGACCAGGCCGCCGACGTCATCGGCCGCCACCCGCGGCGCGGACGGATTGTCCTGCAGGCCAAGCACACCAAGGTCGGCGGCAAGGTCGGCTCCCAGGTGATGTACCAGGTGAAGGGGACAGCCGGCCCTGCCCACCGCGCCGACATCGCCGTCGTCGTCACCAACGGCACCTTCACCCGCGATGCCAAGGCCTGGGGCGACAAGCACCAGATCCACTGGGTCGACCGCGACCGGCTGCGCGCCTGGGCCGAACAGGGTGTCGCCCTGAACGATCTTCTGGGCCTGCGGGACGGGGCGCGGAGGCGGGCCTTCGGACGGCCGGCGCCGTGAGCGGGAATCCTGCCGGCACCGGGAGTCGTGCGGCGGAGCAGGAGGGCCCGCGAGCAGCGACGGGTTGGGCGGCTCACCGTGCGGACGACCAGCACGATGGGCGGCCGGATCCCGAAGGGACCGGCGGCTTCGGCCTGGCCGCCGGCGGAGGCGGGGAGGTCGAAGCCGGTGGGGTGGTGTCGTCCCGGTGCGAATTCCGGCACCTGGGCACTCAGCAGCGGGTCGGCCCCCGCGCCGTGGTGCGTTCCGCCGGGCACCGGAGGGGTGCGTGTGGCGGGGGGTGGCGTTTGGTGGCGCTTCGCCAGAGCGAGGCACGGGGCCTTCGCCGCTACTGGACTGGATCTTGGGGCGCTGACGTGCGGGTTTCTGTCGCGGAATCAGCACTTCCGGTTTT includes the following:
- a CDS encoding ParB/RepB/Spo0J family partition protein, with amino-acid sequence MSARTKAALLGGSSTFDAVSPQAPISARGRALAALDGKPVETPVGPVTVSSSRVRIEQLAHNPYNPRETLTEIKEMADSIEVHGIIQPLTVVTRDAFLRAHPGQDAALAAADFVVLDGNRRLAGAHLAGLDELPIHVDDAQAETADDMLESALVAAVQHVDIEPLDQAKALERLVVVHGSQRQVAKRLGKSHVWVSQRLALLNLTPELQQAVEEKALPVEVARTVGRLPQVEQEQAVEQALERRTQAPKRQRNRSPEQPTPPAGGGNAVSTPTPHAAQADLPEQREQPAAEPRTAPVQRAADLSRLNWQEAEIDELADAICEALSVEKTYKLADALADRVLGMRAGSDEG
- a CDS encoding DUF732 domain-containing protein yields the protein MVATVIVLAISGSFSDDSVTTPSSAPSPVRSSKAPALAATPPKTPTPSTTASSSTIDAKVAKAAAEGLYASNVGRQAPSLQGVPPADLADEGYSICKLLRSGQSVKDVVARVRLGFEPAEAGAMVGAAPVLCPEQTDKVAASVVTLG
- a CDS encoding restriction endonuclease — its product is MTTRRRSRFRRPRGAVEHVAAGIVALAGAVLVLRMVLAVGRVLLGGWPLLVVAAGCALAVAVVLRLRRAAAQRLRGERLARLRLTLAEVDALSDRQFEFALRDLLIRDGWSARQVGQQGDQAADVIGRHPRRGRIVLQAKHTKVGGKVGSQVMYQVKGTAGPAHRADIAVVVTNGTFTRDAKAWGDKHQIHWVDRDRLRAWAEQGVALNDLLGLRDGARRRAFGRPAP